The segment CTACAAACGGCGGTGTTGCCAGAGTGACGCTTTTATTATTTACGGTGGTGGCTCCGTTCACGGTCTTGATGACGATAGTTAGCGGAGTTTTGTCGGCAGCGGTACCGGTAATCGTTACTACTTTGTCCATGGAATAACCGATAGTAGCTCCCATCTTGGTGAACAGCGAACGCAGCGGAATGAAGTTCTGTCCGTTACGGGTGATGACACCGTTGGTGAAGGCGATGGATTCGCTATTCAGGGTAACAGAGATCGGCTTCTGCATCGGGACCGGCTGCTTATAGCTGAATTCATAAGTACCGTACCCGAGCTCAGCATTCTTGTTCACGCCCCAGCCCCAGAGCGTGCCGTCATTCTTCTGCATAATGACATGTCTTCCGCCGCCTTTTATCGACTGGATATCGGAAGCAAGCAAGGTGAACTTTGCATTCGGCGACATAAGCTCTGCTGCAATCGAAGCTGCATAGACCTTGCCGTCTGAGGTCAGGGCGACAATAGATTGTTCAACGATGTAGGCATCGGTCACCTTGCTGATTCCTGAGAAGACAACCGGAACGGGTTCATCCTGATATGTGGTTCCATCCGAATATCCGGTGACCGTGGAGCCCCAGAACCATAGACGGGATTGCTTGTCAATCGCGAGCCGGCTGCGCCCGTTGTTGTACAGGGCCCGAATATCTTTTAAGCCGGAGAATGGAGTTGCAGTTAACTGGGCCGGGTCACTATAGGTTTCCGGTAAATAACTATCCTGGTCCGGCCAGGTCCATACGCTGCCATCCTTGCTGAGCGCATAATTCTGTTCGAGTTGCACAATATCCTTCAGATTGGGGACTGGTGTAAAAGTGGCAAGTTCGTCAATGCTGGTCCAGACCGTCCCGTCTGTCTTCAGGAACAGATAACGCTGCCAGTCGCTATCCTTATTGTTAAGCTTATTGCTCTCGTAATATTGAGAGATAGCTGCAACGTGATCCAGGCCCGGAACAGGCGCAAACGGTGGGGTCGTATTATCGTCAGTTGACGTAACTGAAGTATATACCGTACCCTCTCCGGTGACTGCTAAATGACGCGGGTATCTGCTTTGGAAATTGCTCATTTCCTTCAATTCCGGTACAGGCGTAACTTCGATGGCCATAGTCCGGGCATTGCTAGTCCATTTCCAGACCG is part of the Paenibacillus sp. FSL M7-0420 genome and harbors:
- a CDS encoding stalk domain-containing protein, which gives rise to MKKRNLLVSMVMGLTACLTVGTPEAATAAASGGGSGIASYGPDYLIKDDGSLWVWGETKSVPTQVHGLSDVQASFPLWNGALVTTKDGSVWKWTSNARTMAIEVTPVPELKEMSNFQSRYPRHLAVTGEGTVYTSVTSTDDNTTPPFAPVPGLDHVAAISQYYESNKLNNKDSDWQRYLFLKTDGTVWTSIDELATFTPVPNLKDIVQLEQNYALSKDGSVWTWPDQDSYLPETYSDPAQLTATPFSGLKDIRALYNNGRSRLAIDKQSRLWFWGSTVTGYSDGTTYQDEPVPVVFSGISKVTDAYIVEQSIVALTSDGKVYAASIAAELMSPNAKFTLLASDIQSIKGGGRHVIMQKNDGTLWGWGVNKNAELGYGTYEFSYKQPVPMQKPISVTLNSESIAFTNGVITRNGQNFIPLRSLFTKMGATIGYSMDKVVTITGTAADKTPLTIVIKTVNGATTVNNKSVTLATPPFVVNGTVYLPLRFISEQLGAKVDWLPQESRIAISMK